CATAAGATTGACATGAAGCTGGGCATGTGTAAAATGACATCTAAAATATCAATAAGCATGGGTTTGAACGGGAAAAACAGCAATTACCTTCTGTTGATTTCAACTGCTTCTTTTTAATATAGCAAATGAAAGCTATCATCTAATGTTATACATAATCAGATTGCAATACTACAAAAGCATTACCTGAATCGTCAGAATCTCAGTGCCACCATCAGAACTATTCAACTCATTAGATTGATCATCACGTGCTTGGGCGTTAGAGTGGTTCTGACTATCCATCAACTGCTCAATATATGGCTAGGCTTTAGAGTAGTTTTAACCATCCATCAAGTGCTAAATATAAGGTCTcacatcttcatcatcatcttgTTCAATTACCAGTCGGTTGCGACCTCTAGTTTGCATACTTCCTTTTTCAAAATAAAGAAATGAACTAGCTGCATTAAGTTATACTAGTACCAGATTAACTCCAACCGATCAGCAGGTCACACACAAAATAGGAGGAAGCATCGTCCTCATCTCAAGTTGTGAACAACAAATGAATAGCAATTCGTGCACACAAACAAAGCCTTGCGACAGAGATAGTTCAAGAGATAAAAGGTATTGATGCACTAGCAAAAACTAATGTCCTATGATAATAACATCGTAGCACATTTCAACACAAGGGCTACAATCAgcaaaatataagtaaaaaaaaGCACAAAGAGTTCACTCAACTCAACCAATAATCAACCAATACAAACATGGAAAATCCATAGCTGACTAACATGCATCTTCTATCAAATGACTCAAATTGAAAGCAAAAAGTATATTTATTCAAATTTTTGTATTAAAAGAAATCCCTAAAAGTTCTTAGTAACACGTGCAAGAAAAATATTCGATAAGTTCCACCTATCTTATTTAGAATCACATTCATTTTCAATATCATTCCCTCCCTCAACATTAGCTATACCAACATTTAGAGAAGCTTGAGAATGTACATTTGTATTAATTATAACCCCATCAACACCACTTCTTACCCAATCATTATACTCATCTTCTGGAACGCGAGCATTTTCTAAGAGAGCCAAGTCAGTGGCATCACTCTGCATTGATGACTCAAACTGCAAACTATTTTCCTCTCCCATATTAAAAATATCTCGAGGTTTAATTAACCTAGGGACAAACCATTCATGATCTTCAGGATCTTGTACAAATATTACTTGTTGAGCTTGTTCTGCAAAAATAAAGGGCTCATGACGTTCTCGATCGCAAGAGTCTGTTAGGCGTGAGAAATTCACAAGTATGAAACTCAATTCATCTTCCTTAACTCCTTTACCTTTGGTTACATCAACCCAATCATACTTAAATAAGACAACCTTAAATTTTTCATAGTAGTTTAACTCCACAATATCATTCAATTTGCCATAATATGTGATATTTGCAGACTTTGGAGTATTGTCACTTGTACTTGCATAACTTTCAGTTTTTGAAACGACCATAACACCACTATTTTGTGTCACCTTAAATTCTTCACTTTGTTTCGTTCGAAACCGATACCCGTTATTTACATCGAATGCATTAAATCTTTTGCAATGTAACTCGGCCCTTGTGCAAGGACTTTAACATCCTTTAAGATGTTAGATGTGGCTTCAAACTCATTTAAGATGTTAGATGTGGCTTCAAACTCCTTTACCTAACCAAATAAAAGATACAACTATAAATGTGGATATCTGTACAAGGACAATAATTTAACGTAACCAATGACTTAGTCCTACTATTTACTTGCTCTTTGAACCACTCATGAAATGTATCGAAATGCACACAATCAAGTTGTTGTTGTGTCAAACGACGCTTACGATGTGATCTCTTGATTTCAGCAATATGTTCCCTATTCATGTAACTCGCATATATTAATTTTATTATCAATTAAGCAATATacatatattaaataataaatataacacTTACTTTTTATAATTCTCAACCACTTTTGACTCGCAATTGAAAAGCACATGTCGATATACTTGCAACCATGTTTTCTCATCCAACTAAAATACATCTACTCCACTGTACGACTTCCCACCAGTTGAAAAAAGACATTCTTCTTTACTAGTCTCATGCTCAATCTCATCACCGTATTTTCTTGAACAATAAGACCTTGAATCTCCACCCTCCAAATATCGTGAGCAAAATGCCATACACTCATTTGCTATGTATGCTTATGCTATTGAACCTTCTGGACATGCAAGATTATGAACATATGATTTTAAAGTACCCAAATACCTATGGAATAAAATAATGATATTAGTTTGATATTATAATATTTAACAACTAAAGATATATAATAAAGATTAAGTGATATTCTTCATACCTCTCAATTGGGTATATCAAGCGATAGTGTACTAGCCCCGCATGTTTAGCCTCAGCTGCCAAGTGAATTATCAAATGTATCATAATAGTAAAGAATTTTGGGAGGAAAACTTTCTCCATAGCAGACAATGTTTCTAGAATTTTTTCTTCAAGTAACTTTAACTCTTCTACTTTTAATTCTTTGCTACACAGAACACGAAAGAATGTGCATAGTTCAATTAAAATGGAACTAAACACAGAACACGAAAGAATGTGCATAGTTCAATTAAAATAGAACTAACTCATTTATCTACTGATCTCCACAAGGCAAGAGGAAGAAGTTCTTGTATTATAACATGACAATCACGAGTTTTTAGCCCAGATATCTTTCGTTTGCGAATGTAACATGAGATATTAAATGCATAGCCATCTGAAAACTTGGCATTTTGTAGTACTTCACAAAACAACTCCTTTTCCTTCTGATACATTGTGAAAAAAGTAGGAGGAAGATATGCTTTTCCACTAGCTCGATATTGAGGCCATAAACTTGGTCTTATTTTCATCTCCTTCAAGTCCAATCAAGCTTCTAAGTTATCTTTAGACTTTTTACCAAGATCCAATAATGTATAaattaagtgtcacgacccaaaattcgttaaaggtcgtgatggcaccggacaccactgtgaggcaagccaacactaactaattaattaaattctcattttaatatttttaaaatcgtaAATTCTACTtaaatttatctagtaaaagatgaatttacagaataaataataatattttccaatTCTAATACTGAATATCTTATAAtgatcccagaacccggtgtcacaagtgcatgagtattttttaggaatttataataaaatacaataactatccggaatacaaatttggacaggaaagaaaatacaatgctctaaaggagactctgctggctgcgagtcgtacataagatgcagctcacctaagtccccgtaataACAGCGCCTCCGCGCCCACAAGGTCACTAGTcttatatgtacctgcacaaaacgttcagcaagtgtagtatgagtacgtaaatcaacgcgtacctagtaagtgtcctgcctaaccttgaagaagtagtgacaggaggtcgactccgacacttactgcGGCCATCAATAATATAAgatacagtaaagaagtgaatgaatatgagagagagtaaatatatgaaacaaacaagtataaaatacgtggtacaatttccctctttacaatttactcaagctctcaactagcgaGTTCCCTCTATAACCggagcattatatatatatatatatatatatatatatatatatatatatatatatatagatgtagtgGATCTCATTAAATAggtggttgtcataattcaaatcaggaaaaaacCCTCAGATAAACTGGCTCcttgccaaatgttacgcacgattccacgaggataatatatatataggaaatgccgaggcgtacaacccaatccaacataaaagtaaaatgtgcactgctgagggtcgaacagcgcaaaccatagatgcatctattaacctgccaagGCAAACGAccagctcccatgagagtgtggtacataaatcctgccgaggcgaacggcccgatcccataagagtggtagaaggaaataccccacTCGCAAATCATACGTGCGACggagtcaaatataaatttaagaaattttcccgctcgcggatcatacttgtgacgcggtcaaatataaatttaacattaaaatcatatctctttcttgattcgtttcaaaataagggaaattcagcttgtagctttttaaataaattaccccgctcgcgaaacatacatgcgacgcggttacacatagatttcttaagttattatgatgttcctcaattcttttcaaaaatacgaagttcaaatgaaaacctttaagttcccaacttttcctcaatttcaactcctttcgaaacatttaataagctaactcaatctcgctcccttcCAAGGCAAGCaataaacataaattcaacaacaatagcaacaaggcatgatgtaagcctaaaactacccggacataggcatagttagtcgctacgtacggactctcgccacctcgtgcgtacgtagcccccacaaaaagaatcacaaaataatttagttcacctatggggttaattccctcttacaaggttagaaagcagacttaccttgctctgaaattccataaccggctccaaagccgctccgacaattcaaactgatgcccgtcgctccaaaactagtcaaatatgacgcaaccgaatcaaaatatactctaatactcataactaatcattttataacaatttccaaatctgttcgaaaagttgataaaattaccatcgggcccacgtgtccggattccaaaaattttcgaagataaactttacccataaccccacgaactcaaatatataatttattctccatttcatactcaatttcgtgatcaaaatccaagaatacaaaTTTTTAGATTTCCttccaaaaccccacaatttcaataaatttccatgtctaaatccatatataaaccatgtatttaactcacaaatatgcgggaattacttacctcataatagatgatgaaatctcctcttcagaggctccaaaaatcgcccaaccaaaataaaatgtggaggaaaatggccaaatcccgtatataaaacttcactgcccaggtccgcccttcttcgcgatcgtggaaagACCATCGCCATCGCGAATGCCAAAGACACACTgcccccaatttcctcttcgtGTTGGCATTCCTCACGACGCATTTGTGAAGCTTTCTGCCCTCactacttcgcgttcgcatacCCAGCCTCATACCTAGCCTCGTGTTCGCATAGGCCAAACATCCTCAGGCCTAGTCCTCATTTCCTTCTATGCGTTTGCGACtccccactcgcgttcgcgtaggttccttaagttcttcaccgcgttcgcgtctcaaccttcgcgttcgcgaaggccaaatccaaGCAGGctcaaagttcctcttcgcgaacgcgggactcccttcgcgttcgcgaagaaggaaaccagataccaaaAACAGCAACAACAAATCATTCCGttttggtccggaaccaccccgaaacatacccgagcctcccgggaccccgtccaatcatacaacCCAGtgccataacataacacaaatttgctcgagacctcaaatcatatcaaacaacatcgtaattatgaatcgcaccccaattcaaacttaatgaactttgaaacttcaacttctacaatcgatgccgaaacctatcaaatcacatccgattgtcctcaaatgttgcacacaagtcacatttgacattacggacgtactccaacttccggaatcggattccgaccccgatatcaaaaaatccacttccggtcaaacttctcaaaaaccttcaaatttcaagccttagccaaatgactccaaaatgacctacagaccttcgaatccactttcggatgcgctcccaataccagaatcaccatacggagctattcccagactctgAATCCCAAAcaaacattgataacattgaaatgca
This sequence is a window from Nicotiana tomentosiformis chromosome 5, ASM39032v3, whole genome shotgun sequence. Protein-coding genes within it:
- the LOC104111625 gene encoding uncharacterized protein isoform X4 yields the protein MSFGATGISLNCQNGFGVGYGISEQGTYKTIDLVGAEAWLLRGISFGATGISLNCRSGFGAGYGISEQGTYKTSDLVGAEALLLRGLS